In Pseudomonadota bacterium, the genomic window TCGTGAAACAGCACGCCCGCCAGCTGCAAATCCGAATAGCGCAGCATCGTGGACAGAACCGGGTCGTTGGCAAAACCCAGCGTCGAATAGGCCAGGCCCGGAACTAGCGCAACGTCATAGCCATTCTTGGCCAGCCGGTCCCGCTCCGCTTCTGCCTGGCGGCGGCTAAAGTAGCCGCGGTAATTGAAACAACCGACAAACGGGTAGCACCAGCGGCGCGGCGAAAGCGAATAGGCCGGCGCAGCGCTGAGAAGCCAGAGGGTCACGTCGCGCTCGAGGTCAACGTAGTCGGTATAGCTGCCGGAATCGGGGAGCAGGAGCTCGTCGATCGCAAAGCTGCGGATGGCGATGACCGTCTCCAGCCGACGCTTGAGCTCGGGCTCCAGGTCGGGGTCGGCGAGCAGTTTCTTGATGTCTTCCTTGCCGCGCGTGATCTGCCAGTGACCCTTGACCGCCTGCCCGTAGTAAGAGACGGTGGCGCAGCCTGACAGGAGCAGGCACAACCCACAGAAGACCAGGAGGCGTGCGATGGGCACCCGGGCGGTGAACAACTGGTTTGCCGATGAGCAGTTCTGGAACACGTTCGGCGATTGTATGTTCCATCCCGCCAGCTTTCGAGTGGCGCAGGAGCAGGCCCCGCTCCTGGTGGAGCTCGCCGGTGGCCAGCAGCACCGGATCCTCGACCTTGGCTGTGGCCCGGGACGACACGCGGTGCCGCTGGCAAAGCTTGACCAGCAGGTCACGGGGGTGGACCTGATCGGCGTCCTGCTCGACCAGGCGCGAGAGGTGGCGACGACTGCAGGGGCGCAGGTTGAGTGGGTTCAGGCCGACATGCGGGAATTCGCCAGACCAGACTCCTTTGACCTGATCATTTCGATGTGGTCGAGCTTCGGCTACTTCGACGATCCGGCTGACGACCTGCGTGTGCTGCAGCGCTGCCGCGAGAATCTGGCGCCTGGCGGCACCCTGGTGCTCGACATTGTGGGCAAGGAGATCGTCTGTCGCGATCTGGAGCCCGTCCACGTCACGGAACTGGACGACGGCGCGATGCTGGTCGAGCGGCCGGTGCTGGAAGAACAGATGACCGTTTACAGCAACGAATGGACGCTGATCCGGGACGGCGTCGCTCACCGGGCGCATTGGCATCACCAGCTTTACAGCGGTGCGGAGCTCCGCAACCTGCTGACCACCGCCGGTTTCGAGCAGATCGAACTGAAGGCTGACCTGTCCGGCACGGACTACGACTTCGACGCCGAGCGGCTGGTGGCCGTTGCACGGTGAGCGCCGCGGTGGACCAACCCCTCACCCTGACCGTTGTGGTGCCGGTCTTTAATGAAGCAGAAAATCTAGCGGCGCTGCACCGGCGCCTGGCCGACGCGCTCCAGCCCACGAATCTGTGCTGGGACGTGCTTTACGTCGATGACGGCAGCACCGACCAGAGTCTGCCGGTCATCCGCCAGCTGGCCGCTGACGAGCCGACCGTCGGCTGGCTGTCGTTAAGCCGGAACTTTGGCAAAGAGCTCGCGATGACCGCCGGGCTGGACCACACCAGCACAGATGCGGTGGTCATCATCGATGCGGACCTGCAAGATCCGCCGGAGCTGATTCCCGCGCTGATCGAACGCTGGCGTGAAGGCTATGACGTCGTTTACGCGCAGCGGACCGCGCGGGCCGGAGAATCGCTGGTCAAACGCGGCTGGCGGCCGGTTTTTATCGGGTCATCAACTGGCTTTCCCGAACCCGGGTGCCGCCGGATACCGGCGACTTCCGATTGCTCAGCCGACGCGCCGTCAAGGCGCTGGGCCGGCTTCGGGAGCGCCATCGGTTTATGAAAGGACTGTTCGCCTGGGTCGGCTATCGGCAGATTGCCGTGCCCTACGAACGCGAACCAAGGCTGGGCGGCAGCACCAAGTTCAGCTATCGGTCCTTGTGGAATTTTGCGCTGGAGGGCATCACCAGCTTCAGCAACGTCCCGCTGAAGGCGGCCTCCTACCTTGGCATCGGGGCCTCGCTTGGGGCCATGGTCTACGGGTTCTACATCATCGCCAAGACGCTACTCTACGGCGATCCGGTGCCCGGCTATCCCTCGCTGATGGTCGTCATTCTGTTTCTCGGCGGCGTCCAGCTGCTGGCCCTTGGCATCATCGGCGAATACCTTGGCCGGGTGTTTGTGGAAGCCAAGCAGCGGCCCCTCTACCTGGTCGGCGAGAGCCAGCCCGTTTCACGCCATGCCGGTCGCTCGGAGAACCCTCGGGAAGCGAGCCTGAAGGCGGTACCCTCGGGTGACTGACGCGCGTGAGGGCGTCATTCAGTATGACCTGCGCCACACCGGTGAACCACTGAAACCCGAGCCGGACCTGCCGCTGCTGTGCCGGTGGCACAACGTGTTTCGCCGGCTCGGCTGGCTCGGTCGCGATCCAAATCGCTACGGCGGCGACGCCTACGGCAACCTGAGCTTTCGGTCTGCCGCCGGCAGCGGGT contains:
- a CDS encoding methyltransferase domain-containing protein, yielding MGTRAVNNWFADEQFWNTFGDCMFHPASFRVAQEQAPLLVELAGGQQHRILDLGCGPGRHAVPLAKLDQQVTGVDLIGVLLDQAREVATTAGAQVEWVQADMREFARPDSFDLIISMWSSFGYFDDPADDLRVLQRCRENLAPGGTLVLDIVGKEIVCRDLEPVHVTELDDGAMLVERPVLEEQMTVYSNEWTLIRDGVAHRAHWHHQLYSGAELRNLLTTAGFEQIELKADLSGTDYDFDAERLVAVAR